GCCTCGCGGACGGTCGAACGTTTGTGGTCATCAACGAGCGTCCTCAAGCCGGCCGGGTCTATCAGGCCTGGGCAGTCGCGGACGGCAAGGCCGTCTCGCTGGGCGTGTTCCAGGATCGGCAGATTCTGACCCAGGTCGCGCCGGGTGCGGCATTCGCCGTATCCGTAGAGCCTCCCGGGGGCAGCCCGCAGCCCACCAGCACCCCGATCGTGGTGCAGCCCCTATAAGACCTGAAGACCAGACGAAACGGACGAGCAAGAGAAGCAGCGGAAGGTAGACCTTCCGCTGCTTCTCTTGCTCGTCTGGCTCAGGCCTGGACGTTCGTCCGTGCGCCTTTGGCCGTTTCGACCAGCGCAGCGAACGCTTCAGGCTCACGCGCGGCGATGTCGGCCAGGATCTTGCGGTCAAGGCCCACACCGGCCACTTTCAGGCCGTTGATAAAGGTGCTGTAGTTCATGCCGTGCAGACGCGCACCCGCGTTGATACGCTGAATCCACAAACGGCGGAAGTCACGCTTCTTGTTGCGGCGGTCGCGGTACTCGTACGTCGCGGCGTTCAGCAGGGTCTGAAAGGCGTTCTTGTAGTTCTTGGAGCGTGTACCCCAGAAACCCTTGGCGCGCTTGAGTACTTTCTTGTGACGACGGCGGCGGATGATACCGGTCTTGGCGCGTGGCATGGTTTATTTCCCTCCCGGCAGCATGGCCTTCATGCGGGCCCACTCGCTCTTGGCGAGCACGAAGCCCTTGCCCTTGCCACGAATCTCGTCGCCGGACTTGCCGGTGTTCTGGTGGCGCTTTCCGCTCTTGAATGCCATGACTTTGCCCGTCGCGGTGATCTTGATGCGGCGCGTGGCGCTCTTCTTGGTCTTCTGCTTCGGCATTGCTGCTCCTTGTGAGAAAGGGGCGCCCGATGGGGCCGCTTCCTGAGGGCCAGGCCGCAAACGCTGTTGAATGCCTGGACCCTGCTTGTCTGCCGGCGCACTCCCGAAAGCGTGGACGGCAGCCTTGTGATTCTATGACAGAGGGTCAATTCTGACAAGGCGCGCCCTCACGAGACCAGCGCAAAAAGGCGGCCCGTTGTAACGGGCCGCCTTTTTGCTTCAAAAGTCAGACTGTAGGGGTCACGGGCTGCGGTGCGGCCGGATCTGCATCTGCCACCGGAGGGCTGGCCTGGTCACTGCCCCGGTCGACCTTTTTCGCGCCGCCCGGCTTGGGCGTCATGATCATGTTCATGTCCATGCCCATCATGTTGGGCGCACTTTCCGGTGCGCCGATGTCGGCGAGGGTTTCCGCGACGCGGTGCAGGATGCGCTCACCCAGCTCGGGGTGGGTGCGTTCGCGACCACGGAACATAATGGTCACCTTGACCTTGTGGCCTTCCTCGAGGAAGCGGCGCACGTGGTTGGTCTTGGTGTTGAAGTCGTTGGCATCGATCTTGACGCGGAACTTGATCGATTTGACTTCGGTTGCACGAGCACGCTTGCGGTTTTCCTTGGCGTTTTGCTGCTCCTCGTACCGAAAGCGGCCATAATCGAGCAGCTTGCAGACGGGCGGCACCGCCGTCGGCCCCACCATCACGAGGTCGAGGTTCTTTTCACGGGCCATGGCGACCGCTTCGCGCGTGTCGATGATGCCGACCTGTCCGCCCTCGTCGTCGATCAGGCGAACTTGGCGAACCCGAATCTGCTCGTTGATTTTGTGCTCTTTCGCTATTGCTATCACCTCTCCAAAAAACGGGGCGCGGTTCCGAGCATGCAGCCTTGCGCCGCACGCCACCGGCCTCCCGGCCGCCCTTACGGGTCAGTCGCTTTTCATTTTACTACAGATCGGCCCGGGCGCCTTCGTTCACATCGCATTGATGCTCTCCTCAGTGCTTGTGACCCTCATCCAGCCGGGCCGATCCGATCAGTTGCAGCGCCGCCTCGTCGGCGGGTGGGTGCATCAGACCCGCCCGGGCATCACGAAAAAACCGCTCCAGCGGCAGCGACGCTGCCAGGCCGGCACCCCCCGCGGCGCGCAGCGCGAGGTCCCCCGCCCGCACCGCAGCGTTCGTCGCGGCGTGCTTGGCAGCGGCCAGCGCGGGCAGCAGGTCGGGGCGGCGCGATGGTGCGCCGGACCAGGCCCGCGTGGCACGAAACAGCAGGGCCTGCGCGGCGGCCAGTTCCAGCTCGATCTGTCCGACCGCGCTCCGGATGGCAGGCAGGGTTGCGATGGGCCGCCCCAGCGCGGTGGGGACCCGCTGGTGTGCGTGGTGCACCAGGGCGTCGAGCGCGCCCTCTCCCACACCCAGGTAGGTCGCCGCGACTGCGGTCCAGAACCATGCGCTGCTGCCAGGCGAGACGGGCCCGGCAGGAATGTGGTGTTCTCCGGGCACAAAGACGTCCTCGAACACCACGTCGTGCGAGGAACTGCCACGCAACGCCAGCCCGTCGCCCCAGGTGCGCACGATCTTTACGCCGGGCGCGTCGGCGGCCACCAGAAAACGCTCGGTGCGGGCGGCGTCTCCCTCCCCCACCGAGGCGGTCACCACCAGGAAATCGAGCGCGGGAGCGCCGGTAGACCAGGTCTTGCGGCCCTGCAGGCGCCACCCGTCGGGCACCGCCTGCGCCCGGGTGCGCGGCAGCCCTCCCCGCGAGGGGCTACCGAGTTCGGGTTCGGAGGCCAGCGAGTTGATCAGCGCGCCGCGCGACACGGTTGCCTGTGCCACTTTCCGGTAAAGCGCTTCCGGCCACAGGGCTCCTTCAGCGGCACTGCCGAGCACGTGCCCGTTCATGGCGACGATCAGGGCGAGTGAGGCGTCGGTGCGCCCCAGGCATTCCTGCGCCAGCGCGAATTCGTGCAGGGAAGCGCCAGAACCACCCACGTCCTGAGAAACGGTCAGGGCGGCGTAGCCACTCGCCTTGATCGCCTGGATAACGGCAGTGGGCAGCTCGCCTTCCCGCTCGG
The Deinococcus peraridilitoris DSM 19664 genome window above contains:
- the rplT gene encoding 50S ribosomal protein L20 → MPRAKTGIIRRRRHKKVLKRAKGFWGTRSKNYKNAFQTLLNAATYEYRDRRNKKRDFRRLWIQRINAGARLHGMNYSTFINGLKVAGVGLDRKILADIAAREPEAFAALVETAKGARTNVQA
- the rpmI gene encoding 50S ribosomal protein L35, which codes for MPKQKTKKSATRRIKITATGKVMAFKSGKRHQNTGKSGDEIRGKGKGFVLAKSEWARMKAMLPGGK
- the infC gene encoding translation initiation factor IF-3 produces the protein MIAIAKEHKINEQIRVRQVRLIDDEGGQVGIIDTREAVAMAREKNLDLVMVGPTAVPPVCKLLDYGRFRYEEQQNAKENRKRARATEVKSIKFRVKIDANDFNTKTNHVRRFLEEGHKVKVTIMFRGRERTHPELGERILHRVAETLADIGAPESAPNMMGMDMNMIMTPKPGGAKKVDRGSDQASPPVADADPAAPQPVTPTV
- a CDS encoding acyl-CoA dehydrogenase family protein, with the translated sequence MSLLAHLDLTFREEQFLTLARQLARAAHPFIEQAEREGELPTAVIQAIKASGYAALTVSQDVGGSGASLHEFALAQECLGRTDASLALIVAMNGHVLGSAAEGALWPEALYRKVAQATVSRGALINSLASEPELGSPSRGGLPRTRAQAVPDGWRLQGRKTWSTGAPALDFLVVTASVGEGDAARTERFLVAADAPGVKIVRTWGDGLALRGSSSHDVVFEDVFVPGEHHIPAGPVSPGSSAWFWTAVAATYLGVGEGALDALVHHAHQRVPTALGRPIATLPAIRSAVGQIELELAAAQALLFRATRAWSGAPSRRPDLLPALAAAKHAATNAAVRAGDLALRAAGGAGLAASLPLERFFRDARAGLMHPPADEAALQLIGSARLDEGHKH